The Paenibacillus sp. RC334 nucleotide sequence AATCCTTAATATTCACGAACTTTTACACTCTTTTTACCGTTTGATAAACAAATTCATATTTTTTTATCTACATTATCCAAAAAGTTTTTAACAAATATATCAACTTCCTCATTGTGAAAAACCGATTTATGTGATAATTTCAATTTATTCAATTGGTGCATACGCTTACAGATTTAGTTTACTAAACAAAGGAGGAATTTAGAATGACCGCAACATTGGATGCTGTTACCTTCGGAGAACCGATGGCCATGTTTTATGCCAATGAAGCAGGCTCTCTGGATGAGGTGCGTTCGTTCACCAAAGCGCTGGCCGGAGCAGAGACGAATGTTTCGTCCGGTTTGGCACGTTTGGGACTACGAGCAGGGCTCGTGACCAAACTAGGCGAGGATGCATTCGGCAGGTTCATTGCCGGGGCGCTGCGTCAGGAGGGGATCGACACCCAGAACGTCATGTTTACCAAAGACCACTCTACCGGGATGCTGATTAAATCCAAAGTCACAAGCGGGGATCCGGAGGTCGAATATTTTCGCAGACACTCTGCCGCTTCCACATTAAGCATCGCCGATTTTAACGAGGCATACTTTGCCGGGGCACGCCACCTGCACTTTACAGGTATTTCTGTCGCCCTTTCTCCCGAATGTCGTGACTTCGCCCGACATGCGCGGCAGTTTATGAAAAAGGCAGGAAAAACCGTATCCTTCGATCCGAACCTCAGACCCAAGTTATGGCCTGATACGCAAACGATGGTGGAGGCTATTAACGAGGCATCTGAGGGTTGCGACTGGCTTCTGCCAGGCATTCATGAAGGTAAAATATTGACAGGCTACACCTCACCTGAGGATATCGCTTCCTTCTACCTTGACCGTGGTACTTCGCTGGTCATCATCAAGCTGGGGACAGAAGGAGCGTATTATAAATCCGCCGATGCAGAAGGATATGTGAAACGCTTCCGAGTGGAGCATGTCGTCGATACCGTTGGGGCGGGCGACGGCTTTGCCGCTGGCGTCATCAGCGCACTGCTGGAGGGCTTGCCCCTGGCCGAAGCGGTCAAACGCGGCAACGCCCTCGGCGCACTGGCTGTCATGTCAGCCGGAGACATGGACGGCTATCCTACGCGATCTGAGCTGGAGTCCTTTTTGCTCAGCGCCAGCACGAATTAGGCAGGTTTCTTACCCCTGCCTTTTCCTTCATCGCTGGTTCCACAAGCTCAACAAGGGTGAGTTAGGAAGCTTCGGAGATAACTCAAATAACCCGTATTCACTTATGCGCGGCCTGAGCAAGTATATGCAGGCTTATAACGCAGACAGGAATACGGGTTATTTCTTATGATGTGATATTAGAGGTTCACCTACAACGTTTTGACGGATTCACCCCGGTTTAAATCAGGCACAAAGCGGTAAATGATCGGAACCGATTCGCCGCCCTCCTCGATGCTGGACAACAGCGTCTTTGCAGCCTGCTTTCCCATATCCGCAATCGGCTGCGTAATGGTCGTAATCGGTGGATTGTAAATATGGGCAAACTCTGCATCGTCAATTCCGATAATGGACAGCTCGGCCGGAATGCGTTTACGTCGGGCATTCACATATTTCAGCACCTCTGCCAGCACGATATCGTTCCCGGCCAACAGCGCAGTCGGCGGCTCTGGCAACTGAAATAGCTCCTCCAGCGTCTGCTGGATATCCTCCTTCGGCACACTGCGCATGTACTCTTCCCGAAAGGGCAAGCCACGCTCTTCCAGCGCCTTTTTGTACCCGCTCAACCGCTCTACCCTTGGAGTAATCCGGTTCAGTCCCAGCGGCAGGGTAATCAGCGCGATCCGTTCATGCTTATGGGCCACCAGCTCCTGAATCGCCAGCTTGACCGCCATTTCGTTATCCAGCAACAGGCTGCGCGTGTTCACACCGTCTACCAGACGATCCAAAAACACCAACGGGTACTTTTCACGAATGAGCTGGTTGTAAATATCCGCATGCTTGCCTGTCGGGAAAATAATCAATCCGTCCACCTGACGAGCCTTGAGCATCTCAATATATTGGCTCTCCTTGTCCGGGTTTTCGTCGGCGTTACAGATGATAACCTGAATGCCAAAACGCTGCAATTCCTCCTCAATAGCCCGAATGGACTGGATCGACAGCGTGTAATCAATGTTGGCTACAATGACACCCACCATAAACGTCCGGTTCTGTTTTAAACTGCGGGCCAGCCCGTTGGGCTGATAATTTAATTCCCGAATGACCTCGGCAATCCGGTCTCTGGTCTGGTCGCTCATGTATTTATATCGTTTGTTCAGAAATTGCGAGACGGTGCTTTTAGACACTCCCGCCTTCTGGGCAACATCTTCAATCGTCGGTTTCTTCATGGATACGCTCCTTGTCCCTCATGTACTGCATGCACTGCATTAGTGCAACAAAAGTATATCTTTTTTTTAGTAAATTTACCATACTTCTATTTATGAATACCATGATTATATAATCTGAACTTAAAAGTTACCTATCGTGCCACTGCGCAGACGGATGGTGCTTCCCATCGCCACCGCCCCCGGATTTCTGGAATTAATCCTATGATCAGAGTAGAAATCCGGGGATGTAACGCTTCCGAAGCGAGCTTTCCTACGAAAGCTTTTAAAGCGACCGCTTCGCTTGTACAGCACCATTCCGCCTACTCCGTTTTCCATGTACCTTTTTTAAATCAGCTTATAAAACTACTATTTACTCTCCATGCAGCAAAAAAGAGGCAGTTCAAGATGCTCTCTTGAACTGCCTCTACATAATCATAAATGATCCTCGAATCAGTGTACCGGAATTGGGGTTGCTGGCTGATCTGGTGTATCGTGCTCCACCAGCGCATGCTTTTCCCACAAACGGCTTCTCCAGCGGGCATACATAATGAAGGCACGAGTCCATTCATCTGCGGCAATCGCCAACCACACACCAGCGAGTCCCATATCCAGCTTGAACACAAGCAGATAACCGAGTGGCAAGCTCATGCAGACCATGGAGATCAGTCCTATAAAGACCGGGAACTTGGCATCTCCAGCAGCACGCAACGAGTTAATAATAACAATATTCGTCGTCCGACCGGTTTCCAACAGAATGCTAAGTAAAATCACCTGCGCTCCCAAGCGAATAATCTCAGGGTTTTCGGTGAACAAGCTGAGCAATGGCACGCGGAAAAAGATAATAATCACATCAATAACAACGGTCACGAGGAGCGCCCATTTTACACTACTCATTACACGTTTGTAGGCTGTATCCTTCTGTCTGGCTCCGACCAGTCTTCCGACCACGATGGCCGTACCCATACCGACCGCCATACTGAACAAGTAGATATAGCTCGAAATGTTATTGGCATATTGACGGGTCGCCATCGCTTCTGCGCCCAGATAGGTCACGTACAGAGTGAAAATGAGCTGACACGACTGATACATGATGGACTCCAGCGCGGAGGGTACACCAATGCGCAAAATTTTAGCGATAAACTTTTTGGACAACTGAACGTAATATCTCCACTCGACACGCACCTCGGTTACGCGGTACATCAGCCAGAAGAAAATCAGGAGACACACAAAACGGCTTCCCACCGTAGAAATAGCTGCCCCCTCTACGCCGAGCGCAGGCATTCCCCAATGTCCGAAAATCAAAACATAGTTACCGACCACGTGGATCACGTTCATCAGCATGGATACATACATCGTTTCCTTGGTAAAACCATGTGTACGAATCGTCGCCGCCAGCGCGTTGATCAATGCCTGAAGGAAAATGGCACCCCCGACGATACTCATATAGGATTCTGCATAAACCAGAATATCTCCCTGGACGTTAAGCCATTGCAGCATATGAGTACCAAATACAAGAAAAATCACGCTAAGCAAAAGACCTACCATCAAATTCAAGGTAATGGCCGTACCCGTAACCTGGGCCGCTTCGACAAGCTTCTTAGAACCGATATATTGAGCTACGACGATAGCAGCGCCGTTGCCGATAACCTCCAGTACAAGGATGGCAATTGAAATAATTTGGTTGGACGCGCCTACACCCGACACGGCATTATCAGATACAGAACTGATCATGAACGTATCGACGCTGCCCATCAGCATAAACAGGAACAATTCGAGGAAAATGGGCCATGTCAAATGGAACAAATTCAGTTCCTTGGCTTCGGACAATACCGACCCTTTTTTTAGTGCTCTGGTTGTCATTCATTCACCTTTCTTCATAGAATTATTTAACGAACAAAGGGTATGTTAGCACAGTCTTTCTGAAAATACATCCCGTTTGTGTAAAATGATTTGCAAAACGCGTAAGAATTCATTTATCACCTTCTTCACAACTGATTATCGAACTTTATTGAAACGCAGAAGGGTAAAATAGAATATGGGCCTGTGAGCATTGCCGCTGACAGGCTGCGCGGATGGTTGTATACTGCTTATGCACGATTTGTGAAGTATACTAAAATGTTCCGCCATCAAAGGCTTATATTGCAATAAAGGAGGCTTTTACAAATGACTCAATCATTTCAAGCCCTTGTCGTTGATCAGACGCAGGACGGTGAAGTTCAAGCAGAGGTACGCTCTCTGGAAACTGGCAGTTTACCTGCTGGAGAAGTATTGATTCGTGTCGCTTATTCCAGCATCAATTATAAAGACGGGCTTGCCGCCCGCAAGGATGGCAATATTGTCAAAGCCTATCCGTTCGTGCCCGGCATAGATTGCTCGGGAACCGTCGTCTCTTCGGAGGATAGCCGTTTCAGCGAAGGACAAGCCGTTCTCGTTACCGGATACGGAT carries:
- a CDS encoding sugar kinase, producing the protein MTATLDAVTFGEPMAMFYANEAGSLDEVRSFTKALAGAETNVSSGLARLGLRAGLVTKLGEDAFGRFIAGALRQEGIDTQNVMFTKDHSTGMLIKSKVTSGDPEVEYFRRHSAASTLSIADFNEAYFAGARHLHFTGISVALSPECRDFARHARQFMKKAGKTVSFDPNLRPKLWPDTQTMVEAINEASEGCDWLLPGIHEGKILTGYTSPEDIASFYLDRGTSLVIIKLGTEGAYYKSADAEGYVKRFRVEHVVDTVGAGDGFAAGVISALLEGLPLAEAVKRGNALGALAVMSAGDMDGYPTRSELESFLLSASTN
- a CDS encoding LacI family DNA-binding transcriptional regulator is translated as MKKPTIEDVAQKAGVSKSTVSQFLNKRYKYMSDQTRDRIAEVIRELNYQPNGLARSLKQNRTFMVGVIVANIDYTLSIQSIRAIEEELQRFGIQVIICNADENPDKESQYIEMLKARQVDGLIIFPTGKHADIYNQLIREKYPLVFLDRLVDGVNTRSLLLDNEMAVKLAIQELVAHKHERIALITLPLGLNRITPRVERLSGYKKALEERGLPFREEYMRSVPKEDIQQTLEELFQLPEPPTALLAGNDIVLAEVLKYVNARRKRIPAELSIIGIDDAEFAHIYNPPITTITQPIADMGKQAAKTLLSSIEEGGESVPIIYRFVPDLNRGESVKTL
- a CDS encoding MATE family efflux transporter translates to MTTRALKKGSVLSEAKELNLFHLTWPIFLELFLFMLMGSVDTFMISSVSDNAVSGVGASNQIISIAILVLEVIGNGAAIVVAQYIGSKKLVEAAQVTGTAITLNLMVGLLLSVIFLVFGTHMLQWLNVQGDILVYAESYMSIVGGAIFLQALINALAATIRTHGFTKETMYVSMLMNVIHVVGNYVLIFGHWGMPALGVEGAAISTVGSRFVCLLIFFWLMYRVTEVRVEWRYYVQLSKKFIAKILRIGVPSALESIMYQSCQLIFTLYVTYLGAEAMATRQYANNISSYIYLFSMAVGMGTAIVVGRLVGARQKDTAYKRVMSSVKWALLVTVVIDVIIIFFRVPLLSLFTENPEIIRLGAQVILLSILLETGRTTNIVIINSLRAAGDAKFPVFIGLISMVCMSLPLGYLLVFKLDMGLAGVWLAIAADEWTRAFIMYARWRSRLWEKHALVEHDTPDQPATPIPVH